Proteins from a single region of Starkeya sp. ORNL1:
- the glgB gene encoding 1,4-alpha-glucan branching protein GlgB, producing MLAWQAPDREVDALVGARHADPFALLGPHEAEGGVVIRAFVPNAATLEAIEDDGSVIADLWRRNDAGFFEGFAPGRPVWARYRLRARNEGGEWVLRDPYSFGPMLGEVDDYLLIEGTHRQLYERLGAHVATHEGVAGTGFAVWAPNAARVSVVGDFNGWDGRRHQMRKRVDSGLWEIFAPDVGEGTIYKYEIVSHDGRLLPLKADPFGFRGEFRPATGSVVARTDDFTFHDELHISARAEGEARRKPMSIYEVHLGSWRRGEGNRFLSYDELAGQLVPYAAWMGFTHIELLPISEHPLDASWGYQPIGLFAPTSRFGDPDGFARFVDRAHQAGLSVILDWVPAHFPTDIHGLAHFDGTPLYEHADPKRGFHPDWNTAIYDFGRREVANFLTASALYWLDRFHVDGLRVDAVASMLYLNYSRKEGEWSPNPDGSNDNKDAVSFVRRANTTVYAEHPGSVVIAEESTSWAGVSQPVHAGGLGFGFKWNMGWMHDTLDYMAIDPVYRRWHHDKITFGLMYAFSENFVLPISHDEVVHGKGTVFTRMGGADDWQKFATMRAYYALMWAYPGKKLLFMGQEFAQRSEWSEERSLDWHLMDMGPHHCGMQLLVRELNGLYRQHPALHARDCEPDGFQWIVVDDADQSVFAWLRTDGEHPPVVMVSNFTPVPRPFYRLGLPQAGRWREILNTDAGEYGGSGMGNLGGTQAYDIPAHGQPASAEIVLPPLATVYFQLDPES from the coding sequence ATGTTGGCGTGGCAGGCGCCCGACCGCGAGGTCGACGCACTGGTGGGAGCCCGCCATGCTGATCCATTCGCGCTGCTCGGGCCCCATGAGGCAGAAGGCGGCGTTGTCATCCGCGCCTTCGTCCCCAATGCAGCAACCCTGGAAGCCATAGAGGATGACGGCAGCGTCATCGCCGATCTCTGGCGACGCAACGATGCCGGCTTCTTCGAGGGCTTCGCCCCCGGTCGCCCGGTCTGGGCGCGCTACCGCCTGCGGGCCCGAAATGAGGGCGGCGAGTGGGTGCTGCGCGACCCCTACAGCTTCGGCCCCATGCTGGGCGAGGTCGACGATTATCTGCTGATCGAAGGCACCCATCGCCAGCTCTATGAGCGGCTCGGCGCCCATGTGGCGACGCACGAGGGCGTGGCCGGCACCGGCTTCGCGGTGTGGGCGCCCAATGCGGCGCGGGTCTCGGTGGTCGGCGACTTCAATGGCTGGGACGGGCGCCGCCACCAGATGCGCAAGCGCGTCGATAGCGGGCTATGGGAGATCTTCGCCCCCGATGTCGGTGAGGGTACGATCTACAAATACGAGATCGTCTCCCATGACGGCCGGCTGCTGCCACTCAAGGCCGATCCATTCGGCTTTCGCGGCGAGTTCCGTCCCGCGACCGGCTCGGTGGTGGCACGTACCGACGACTTCACCTTCCATGACGAGTTGCACATTTCGGCGCGGGCCGAGGGCGAGGCGCGGCGCAAGCCGATGTCGATCTATGAGGTGCATCTCGGCTCGTGGCGGCGCGGCGAGGGAAACCGCTTCCTCTCTTATGACGAACTCGCCGGCCAACTGGTGCCTTATGCCGCCTGGATGGGCTTCACCCATATCGAATTGCTGCCGATCTCCGAGCATCCGCTCGATGCCTCGTGGGGCTACCAGCCGATCGGCCTGTTCGCGCCGACCAGCCGCTTCGGCGATCCGGACGGCTTCGCACGCTTCGTCGACCGCGCGCACCAGGCCGGCCTCTCGGTGATCCTCGACTGGGTGCCGGCGCATTTCCCCACCGACATTCATGGCCTCGCGCATTTCGACGGCACGCCGCTCTATGAGCACGCCGATCCCAAGCGCGGCTTCCATCCCGACTGGAACACCGCGATCTATGATTTCGGCCGGCGCGAGGTGGCGAACTTTCTCACCGCCAGCGCGCTCTATTGGCTCGACCGCTTCCATGTCGATGGGCTGCGCGTCGATGCGGTGGCCTCGATGCTCTATCTCAATTACTCGCGCAAAGAGGGCGAGTGGTCGCCCAATCCGGACGGTTCCAACGACAACAAGGACGCCGTCTCGTTTGTCAGGCGCGCCAACACCACGGTCTATGCCGAGCATCCCGGCAGCGTGGTGATCGCCGAGGAATCTACCTCATGGGCCGGAGTCTCGCAGCCGGTCCATGCCGGCGGCCTCGGCTTCGGCTTCAAGTGGAACATGGGCTGGATGCACGACACGCTCGACTACATGGCGATAGATCCGGTGTACCGGCGCTGGCACCACGACAAGATCACCTTCGGGCTGATGTACGCCTTCTCGGAGAATTTCGTGCTGCCGATCTCGCACGATGAAGTCGTGCACGGGAAGGGCACCGTATTCACCCGCATGGGCGGCGCCGACGACTGGCAGAAGTTCGCGACCATGCGCGCCTATTATGCGCTGATGTGGGCCTATCCCGGCAAGAAGCTGCTGTTCATGGGCCAGGAATTCGCCCAGCGCTCGGAATGGAGCGAGGAGCGCTCGCTCGACTGGCACCTGATGGATATGGGGCCGCATCATTGCGGCATGCAATTGCTGGTGCGCGAGCTGAACGGGCTCTATCGCCAGCACCCGGCGCTGCATGCGCGCGACTGCGAGCCGGACGGCTTCCAGTGGATCGTGGTCGATGATGCCGACCAGTCGGTGTTCGCCTGGCTGCGCACCGACGGCGAGCATCCCCCGGTGGTGATGGTCTCGAACTTCACCCCGGTGCCGCGCCCTTTCTATCGCCTCGGCCTGCCGCAGGCCGGGCGCTGGCGTGAAATCCTCAATACCGATGCCGGCGAGTATGGTGGCTCCGGCATGGGCAATCTCGGTGGTACGCAAGCATACGACATTCCCGCGCATGGCCAGCCGGCCAGCGCAGAAATCGTGCTGCCGCCGCTTGCAACCGTTTATTTCCAGTTGGACCCGGAGTCATGA
- a CDS encoding cobyrinate a,c-diamide synthase, whose product MTARGLIIAAPRSGSGKTTLTLGVVGALRRRGVKVRAVKSGPDYIDPAFHAAASGRPGLNLDSFAMPPELIDALAGEAAEDADLVIIEASMGLFDGVYGTPERTGAAADLAARLGLPVVLVLDISGHSQSAAAVVRGFATHDPAVRIAGVVLNKSASPRHRAQASEAIGALGIPLLGSLPREAAMTLPERHLGLVQAQEHPALAAHLASLADFAAQHVDLDALMAIGAPVAAGAAPAIAVPPPGQRIALAQDAAFSFTYEHMLAGWRRAGAEVVTFSPLADEAPPEDCDACWLPGGYPELHGARLASASRFRAGMVAFAQTRPVHGECGGYMVLGRTLEDVDHKTHEMLALLKHCTSFARRKLNLGYRQASLLADSPLGPAGTRLRGHEFHYATVTERGDDAPLVALADGQGNEMGHAGSRSGLVSGAFFHVIAME is encoded by the coding sequence ATGACCGCACGCGGCCTCATCATCGCCGCGCCGCGCTCCGGCTCCGGCAAGACCACGCTGACGCTCGGCGTCGTCGGGGCGTTGAGGCGGCGCGGCGTCAAGGTGCGCGCGGTGAAATCGGGGCCTGATTATATCGACCCCGCCTTCCATGCCGCGGCCAGCGGCCGGCCGGGACTGAACCTCGACAGCTTCGCCATGCCGCCGGAACTCATCGACGCGCTGGCGGGCGAGGCGGCGGAGGATGCCGACCTCGTCATCATCGAGGCCTCGATGGGCCTGTTCGACGGCGTGTATGGCACGCCGGAGCGCACTGGCGCGGCGGCGGATCTTGCCGCCCGGCTCGGCCTGCCGGTTGTGCTGGTGCTCGACATTTCCGGCCATTCGCAATCCGCCGCGGCTGTGGTGCGCGGCTTCGCCACCCACGATCCGGCGGTACGTATTGCGGGCGTGGTGCTCAACAAGTCGGCAAGCCCACGCCACCGCGCCCAGGCCAGCGAAGCCATCGGCGCGCTCGGTATCCCGCTCTTGGGCAGCCTGCCGCGCGAGGCGGCGATGACGTTGCCGGAGCGCCATCTCGGCCTGGTGCAGGCGCAGGAGCATCCCGCGCTGGCGGCCCATCTCGCCAGCCTCGCGGATTTTGCTGCGCAGCATGTCGATCTCGATGCGCTGATGGCGATCGGCGCGCCGGTGGCGGCCGGTGCCGCGCCGGCCATCGCGGTGCCGCCGCCGGGGCAGCGGATCGCGCTGGCGCAGGATGCCGCCTTCAGCTTCACCTATGAGCACATGCTGGCCGGCTGGCGACGCGCCGGGGCGGAGGTCGTCACCTTCTCGCCGCTCGCGGACGAGGCCCCGCCGGAGGATTGCGACGCCTGCTGGCTGCCGGGCGGCTATCCCGAGCTGCATGGCGCGCGGCTCGCAAGCGCCTCGCGCTTCCGCGCCGGCATGGTCGCGTTCGCGCAAACCCGGCCGGTCCATGGCGAGTGCGGCGGCTACATGGTGCTTGGCCGCACGCTGGAGGATGTCGATCACAAGACCCACGAGATGCTGGCATTGCTCAAGCATTGCACCAGCTTTGCCAGGCGAAAGCTAAACCTTGGCTATCGCCAGGCCAGCCTGCTCGCAGACTCGCCACTGGGTCCGGCCGGCACCCGCTTGCGTGGTCACGAATTCCATTACGCCACTGTCACGGAACGCGGCGACGATGCGCCGCTTGTCGCGTTGGCGGATGGGCAAGGTAATGAGATGGGTCATGCGGGAAGCCGCAGCGGCCTTGTCTCGGGCGCCTTCTTCCACGTCATCGCCATGGAGTGA
- a CDS encoding glycogen/starch/alpha-glucan phosphorylase, producing the protein MLEKVEAAPRAEQPAASDDVAKFRAAVIAKLTYAVGKNPAAASDRDWFLATAFATRDRIVDRWITSTRQTYSEGRKRVYYLSLEFLIGRLLFDALTNLEMLDTVRAALGDLGVDLDRLRQVEPDAALGNGGLGRLAACFMESMATLSIAAYGYGIRYDHGLFRQVVKNGWQQEYPEDWLSFGNPWEFERPEVFYDVGFGGSVEAVATGGDRKKQVWHPSETVEAVAYDTPIVGWRGKHVNTLRLWSARAADPLRLDAFNQGDHVGALVEQVKAESISKILYPSDATPAGQELRLRQEYFFTAASLHDLMRRHVDSFGDVRSLPDKVSIQLNDTHPSIAVVELMRVLVDDHDLAFDEAWDITQRTISYTNHTLLPEALETWPVPLMERVLPRHMQLIYLINAMHLDAVKQKFPGDDALLSSVSLIEEGQGRRVRMGNLAFIGSHSINGVAGLHSDLMKVTVFKDLHRVFPDRMNNKTNGITFRRWLYQSNPGLLNLLVDVCGPEVLDDPGALKKLEPLAADVALHERLAVVRRQNKVNLARVIRDRLDIKVNPGALFDVQIKRIHEYKRQLLNILETIALYEAMRANPAKNWAPRVKIFAGKAAASYAQAKLIIKLANDVAKVVNDDPTVRDLLKVVFLPNYNVSLAEVIIPAADLSEQISTAGMEASGTGNMKMALNGALTIGTLDGANVEIKQHVGDDNIFIFGLTAAEVEERRRVGIDEFSAISASEHLGEVLDAIESGVFSPGERDRFKPLVNALRHHDYFLVTSDFDAYWNAQRAVDAKWNNRDAWWTSSAINTANMGWFSSDRTISEYAKDIWNVPVRAPRAP; encoded by the coding sequence ATGCTCGAGAAAGTGGAAGCCGCGCCGCGCGCGGAGCAGCCCGCTGCCAGTGACGACGTCGCGAAGTTCCGCGCCGCCGTCATCGCCAAGCTCACTTATGCGGTCGGCAAGAACCCGGCAGCGGCGAGCGACCGCGACTGGTTCCTCGCCACCGCCTTCGCAACCCGCGACCGCATCGTCGACCGCTGGATCACCTCGACGCGCCAGACCTATTCGGAAGGCCGCAAGCGGGTTTACTACCTCTCGCTGGAATTCCTGATCGGCCGGCTGCTGTTCGACGCGCTGACCAATCTCGAAATGCTCGACACGGTGCGCGCCGCGCTCGGCGATCTCGGCGTCGATCTCGACCGGCTGCGCCAGGTGGAGCCGGACGCCGCGCTTGGCAATGGCGGCCTCGGAAGGTTGGCCGCCTGCTTCATGGAAAGCATGGCGACGCTCTCCATCGCCGCCTATGGCTACGGCATCCGCTACGATCACGGCCTGTTCCGGCAGGTGGTGAAGAATGGCTGGCAGCAGGAATATCCCGAGGACTGGCTGTCCTTCGGCAATCCCTGGGAATTTGAGCGGCCGGAAGTGTTCTACGATGTCGGCTTCGGCGGCTCGGTGGAAGCCGTCGCCACGGGCGGCGATCGCAAGAAGCAGGTCTGGCACCCGAGCGAGACGGTCGAGGCGGTGGCCTATGACACTCCGATCGTCGGCTGGCGCGGCAAGCATGTGAACACGCTGCGGCTGTGGTCGGCGCGTGCCGCCGATCCGCTGCGGCTCGACGCCTTCAACCAGGGCGACCATGTCGGCGCGCTGGTCGAGCAGGTGAAGGCGGAGTCGATCTCCAAGATCCTCTATCCGAGCGACGCCACCCCGGCGGGCCAGGAACTGCGGCTGCGCCAGGAGTATTTCTTCACCGCCGCCTCGTTGCACGATCTGATGCGCCGCCACGTCGACAGCTTCGGCGACGTGCGCTCGCTGCCCGACAAAGTGTCGATCCAGCTCAACGACACCCACCCGTCGATCGCGGTGGTCGAGCTGATGCGTGTTTTGGTCGACGATCACGACCTCGCTTTCGACGAGGCGTGGGACATCACCCAGCGCACCATCTCCTACACCAACCACACGCTGCTGCCGGAGGCGCTGGAGACCTGGCCGGTGCCGCTGATGGAGCGGGTGCTGCCGCGCCACATGCAGCTGATCTACCTGATCAACGCCATGCATCTCGATGCGGTGAAGCAGAAATTCCCCGGCGACGACGCGCTGCTGAGCTCGGTCTCGCTGATCGAGGAAGGGCAGGGCCGCCGCGTGCGCATGGGCAACCTCGCCTTCATCGGCTCGCATTCGATCAACGGCGTCGCCGGCCTGCACAGCGACCTGATGAAGGTCACGGTGTTCAAGGACCTGCACCGGGTGTTCCCGGACCGCATGAACAACAAGACCAACGGCATCACCTTCCGCCGCTGGCTCTACCAGTCCAATCCCGGCCTGTTGAACCTGCTTGTCGATGTCTGCGGGCCGGAGGTGCTGGACGATCCGGGCGCGCTCAAGAAGCTGGAGCCGCTGGCCGCCGATGTCGCGCTGCATGAGCGCCTTGCCGTCGTGCGCCGGCAGAACAAGGTGAACCTTGCCCGCGTGATCCGCGACCGGCTCGACATCAAGGTCAATCCGGGCGCGCTGTTCGACGTGCAGATCAAGCGCATCCACGAATACAAGCGCCAGTTGCTGAACATATTGGAGACCATCGCGCTCTATGAGGCGATGCGCGCCAATCCGGCGAAGAACTGGGCGCCGCGGGTGAAGATCTTCGCCGGCAAGGCGGCGGCGAGCTATGCCCAGGCCAAGCTCATCATCAAGCTCGCCAATGATGTGGCGAAGGTGGTGAATGACGACCCGACGGTGCGCGACCTTTTGAAGGTGGTGTTCCTGCCGAACTACAATGTCTCGCTCGCCGAGGTCATCATCCCCGCGGCGGACCTGTCCGAGCAGATCTCGACCGCCGGCATGGAAGCCTCCGGCACCGGCAACATGAAGATGGCGCTGAACGGCGCGCTGACCATCGGCACGCTCGACGGCGCCAATGTCGAGATCAAGCAGCATGTCGGCGACGACAACATCTTCATCTTCGGCCTGACTGCCGCGGAGGTCGAGGAGCGCCGCCGCGTCGGCATCGACGAGTTCTCCGCCATCTCGGCGTCGGAGCATCTCGGCGAGGTGCTGGACGCCATCGAGTCCGGCGTGTTCTCGCCGGGCGAGCGCGACCGCTTCAAGCCGCTTGTCAATGCGCTGCGCCACCATGATTACTTCCTGGTGACGTCGGACTTCGACGCCTATTGGAACGCGCAGCGCGCGGTCGATGCCAAGTGGAACAACCGTGACGCCTGGTGGACCTCGAGCGCCATCAACACCGCCAACATGGGGTGGTTCTCGTCCGACCGCACCATTTCCGAATATGCCAAGGACATCTGGAACGTGCCGGTTCGCGCCCCTCGCGCGCCCTGA
- the glgA gene encoding glycogen synthase GlgA, whose translation MSELKVLSVVSEVFPLVKTGGLADVAGSLPLALVAENIAVRTLVPGYPAVKAGIGKAEAVHTFDHLFGGPARLLAAKAHGLDLFVIDAPHLYDRPGGPYVGADGKDYPDNAIRFAALGAVASGIGFGLVPAFVPDVVHAHDWQAGLAPAYLHYAGGRRPASVTTIHNIAFQGQFPRQLMPALGLPPHAFAIDGVEYYGMIGFLKAGLQLSDRITTVSPGYVGEILLPEGGMGLEGLLNLRRSALHGIINGLDTEVWNPATDALIAAPFDARTIKARVANKAALKGRFGLDLDAKALLFGVVSRLSWQKGLDMLADSLGTLLDLGAQLAVLGSGDPWLAERFTGAARANPGRIATVLGYDEALAHLVQAGCDALLVPSRFEPCGLTQLSAMRYGALPVVARVGGLADTVVDVNEMAKAAGVGTGVQFSPVSAPALQGALRRTGALWADQPTWRKIQRNAMATDVSWRLPAAQYARLFRDVVAERAA comes from the coding sequence ATGTCCGAATTGAAGGTCCTCTCGGTCGTCTCCGAGGTGTTTCCGCTGGTCAAGACCGGCGGGCTCGCCGATGTCGCCGGCTCGCTGCCGCTCGCGCTCGTCGCCGAGAACATCGCTGTGCGCACCCTCGTGCCCGGCTATCCCGCAGTGAAGGCGGGCATCGGCAAGGCGGAGGCGGTGCACACCTTCGACCATCTGTTCGGCGGGCCGGCGCGGCTGCTCGCGGCCAAGGCGCACGGGCTCGATTTGTTCGTGATCGACGCGCCGCATCTCTATGACCGACCCGGTGGGCCCTATGTCGGCGCCGACGGCAAGGACTATCCCGACAACGCCATACGCTTCGCCGCGCTCGGCGCGGTGGCCTCGGGGATCGGCTTCGGGCTGGTGCCTGCCTTCGTACCGGACGTGGTGCACGCCCATGACTGGCAGGCCGGCCTCGCGCCGGCCTATCTGCATTATGCCGGCGGGCGCCGCCCGGCCAGCGTGACGACGATCCACAACATCGCCTTCCAGGGGCAGTTCCCGCGCCAGCTGATGCCGGCGCTCGGCCTGCCGCCGCACGCCTTCGCCATCGACGGCGTCGAATATTACGGCATGATCGGCTTCCTGAAGGCCGGGCTCCAGCTCTCCGACCGCATCACCACGGTCTCGCCCGGCTATGTCGGCGAGATATTGCTGCCCGAGGGCGGCATGGGGCTGGAGGGCCTGCTCAACCTGCGGCGCTCCGCGCTGCACGGCATCATCAATGGGCTCGACACCGAGGTCTGGAACCCGGCGACCGACGCGCTGATCGCGGCGCCGTTCGACGCCAGGACGATCAAGGCGCGCGTCGCCAACAAGGCGGCGCTGAAAGGACGGTTCGGGCTCGATCTCGACGCGAAGGCGCTGCTGTTCGGCGTGGTAAGCCGGCTGTCCTGGCAGAAGGGCCTGGACATGCTGGCGGATTCGCTCGGCACGCTGCTCGATTTGGGCGCGCAGCTCGCCGTGCTCGGTTCCGGCGATCCCTGGCTCGCCGAGCGCTTCACCGGTGCCGCGCGGGCCAATCCCGGCCGCATCGCCACCGTGCTTGGCTATGATGAGGCGCTGGCCCATCTGGTGCAGGCCGGCTGCGATGCGCTGCTGGTGCCGTCCCGCTTCGAGCCGTGCGGTCTCACCCAGCTCTCGGCGATGCGCTACGGCGCGCTCCCGGTGGTGGCGCGGGTCGGCGGGCTCGCCGACACGGTGGTGGATGTGAACGAGATGGCGAAAGCGGCGGGCGTCGGCACCGGCGTCCAGTTCTCGCCGGTATCGGCGCCGGCGTTGCAGGGCGCGCTGCGCCGCACCGGGGCGCTGTGGGCCGACCAGCCTACCTGGCGCAAGATCCAGCGCAACGCGATGGCGACCGACGTGTCGTGGCGCCTGCCGGCCGCGCAGTATGCCAGGCTGTTCCGCGACGTCGTCGCGGAGCGCGCGGCATGA
- the glgC gene encoding glucose-1-phosphate adenylyltransferase, which produces MTRPAQTNAPISRTAMAYVLAGGRGSRLMELTDRRAKPAVYFGGKSRIIDFTLSNALNSGIRRICVATQYQAHSLIRHMQRGWNFFRPERNESFDVLPASQRVSETMWYLGTADAVYQNLDIIEGYEPKHIIILAGDHVYKQDYEVMLQQHVDQNADVTVGCLEVPRSEGSAFGVMHVDEEDRIISFLEKPKNPPAMPGHPDKALASMGIYVFETKFLIDQLKRDAADPNSTHDFGKDIIPYIVKHGSARAHHFSRSCVRSTQETAPYWRDVGTVDAYWEANIDLTGVVPELDLYDRDWPIWTYGEITPPAKFVHDDEGRRGQAISSLVSGGCIVSGSSLRRALLFTGVRVNSYGSIENGVILPYVEVGRSARLKNVVIDSHVRIPEGLVVGEDPELDAKRFRRTDKGICLITQPMIDRLGS; this is translated from the coding sequence ATGACGAGGCCGGCGCAAACCAATGCTCCCATCTCCCGCACGGCCATGGCCTATGTGCTCGCCGGTGGTCGCGGCAGCCGGTTGATGGAACTCACCGACCGGCGAGCCAAGCCGGCGGTGTATTTCGGCGGCAAGTCCCGCATCATCGACTTCACATTGTCCAACGCGCTGAATTCCGGCATCCGCCGCATCTGCGTGGCGACGCAGTACCAGGCGCACAGCCTGATCCGCCACATGCAGCGCGGCTGGAACTTCTTCCGTCCGGAGCGCAACGAGAGCTTCGACGTGCTCCCCGCCAGCCAGCGCGTATCCGAGACCATGTGGTATCTCGGCACGGCGGATGCGGTCTATCAGAACCTCGACATCATCGAGGGCTACGAGCCGAAGCACATCATCATCCTGGCCGGCGACCACGTCTACAAGCAGGACTACGAGGTGATGCTGCAGCAGCACGTCGACCAGAACGCCGACGTCACCGTGGGCTGCCTCGAAGTGCCGCGTAGCGAGGGCAGCGCTTTCGGCGTGATGCATGTCGACGAGGAGGACCGCATCATCTCCTTCCTGGAGAAGCCCAAGAATCCGCCGGCCATGCCTGGTCATCCGGACAAGGCGCTGGCCAGCATGGGCATCTATGTGTTCGAGACCAAGTTCCTGATCGACCAGCTGAAGCGCGATGCCGCCGATCCGAACTCGACGCATGATTTCGGCAAGGACATCATCCCCTACATCGTCAAGCACGGCTCGGCGCGGGCGCACCATTTCTCGCGCTCTTGCGTTCGCTCGACTCAGGAGACCGCGCCGTACTGGCGCGACGTCGGCACGGTGGACGCCTATTGGGAGGCGAATATCGACCTCACCGGCGTGGTGCCCGAACTCGATCTCTACGATCGCGACTGGCCGATCTGGACCTATGGCGAGATCACCCCGCCGGCCAAGTTCGTCCATGATGACGAAGGCCGTCGCGGGCAGGCGATATCTTCGCTGGTCTCCGGCGGCTGCATCGTCTCCGGCTCCTCGCTGCGCCGTGCGCTGCTTTTCACCGGGGTGCGGGTGAATTCCTATGGCAGCATCGAGAACGGGGTGATCCTGCCTTATGTCGAGGTCGGCCGCTCGGCGCGGCTGAAGAATGTCGTCATCGACTCCCACGTGCGCATTCCCGAGGGCCTCGTGGTCGGGGAGGACCCCGAGCTCGACGCCAAGCGCTTCCGTCGTACCGACAAGGGCATCTGCCTCATCACCCAGCCCATGATCGACCGGCTGGGATCCTGA
- a CDS encoding DUF423 domain-containing protein, whose amino-acid sequence MNAFRRLLVLFAGLLGAAGVAAAAAAAHMTSDPALATAAQFLMIGAVALAACAALGAAAGGQGWSFSDVGGGLIGLGTALFSGALAARVLWDVSIFPMAAPTGGMVLIVGWLALGLAAFQRGRSATT is encoded by the coding sequence ATGAACGCCTTTCGCCGTCTGCTCGTGCTGTTCGCCGGCCTGCTCGGCGCGGCCGGCGTCGCGGCTGCCGCGGCCGCGGCGCACATGACCAGCGATCCGGCGCTCGCCACCGCGGCGCAGTTCCTTATGATCGGCGCCGTCGCGCTCGCGGCCTGCGCCGCGCTCGGGGCGGCGGCGGGCGGGCAAGGCTGGTCGTTTTCAGATGTTGGCGGCGGGCTGATCGGCCTCGGCACGGCGCTGTTCAGCGGCGCCCTGGCGGCGCGGGTGCTGTGGGACGTGTCGATTTTTCCCATGGCCGCGCCAACGGGCGGTATGGTCCTGATCGTCGGCTGGCTGGCACTCGGCCTTGCGGCCTTCCAGCGCGGGCGCAGCGCGACCACGTGA